In Rhinolophus sinicus isolate RSC01 linkage group LG17, ASM3656204v1, whole genome shotgun sequence, one DNA window encodes the following:
- the NCSTN gene encoding nicastrin isoform X1 has product MATAGGGGSVAYLGCRDLLCLLSFCVLLAGLCGGNSVERKIYIPLNKTAPCVRLLNATHQIGCHSSISGDTGVIHVVEKEEDLQWVLTDGPNPPYVVLLEGTLFTRKVMEKLKARTSRIAGLAVSLAKPSPASGFSPSVQCPNDGFGVYSNSYGPEFAHCREIQWNYLGNGLAYEDFSFPIFLLEDENETNVIKQCYRDHNLSQNGSAPAFPLCAMQLFSHMHAVISTVTCMRRSSIQSTFSINPEIVCDPLSDYNVWSMLKPINVSGTLEPDDRVVVAATQLDSCSFFWNVAPGAESAVASFVTQLAAAEALHKAPDVTTLPRNVMFVFFQGETFDYIGSSRMVYDMEKGKFPVQLENIDSFVELRQVALRNSLKLWMHTDPVSQKNESVRNQVEHLLTTLEKSGAGIPAVILQRPNQSQPLPPSSLQRFLRARNISGVVLADHATVFHNRYYQSVYDTAENVNVSYPEWQSPEEDLHFVTDTAKTLADVATVLGRTLYQLAGGSNFSDTIQADPQTVTRLLYGFLVRANNSWFQSILRQDLRSYLGDGPLQHYIAVSSPTNTTYVVQCALANLTGKVTNLTREQCQDPSKVPNENKDLYEYTWVQGPLNPNETERRPQCVRSTARLARALSPAFELGQWGSTEYSTWTESRWKDISARIFLIASKELEFITLTVGFGVLVFSLVITYCINAKADVLFIAPREPGAVSF; this is encoded by the exons CTTCCATTAGTGGGGACACAGGGGTTATCCATGtagtggagaaggaagaggatcTGCAGTGGGTGTTGACTGATGGCCCCAACCCCCCTTACGTGGTTCTGCTGGAGGGCACGCTCTTTACCAG GAAGGTGATGGAGAAGCTGAAAGCGAGGACCAGTCGAATTGCCGGTCTTGCAGTGTCCTTAGCCAAGCCCAGTCCTGCCTCAGGCTTCTCTCCTAGTGTGCAGTGTCCCAATGATGGGTTTG GTGTTTACTCCAACTCCTATGGGCCAGAGTTTGCGCACTGCAGAGAAATACAGTGGAACTACCTGGGCAATGGCTTGGCTTATGAAGActttagtttccccatctttctTCTTGAAGATGAAAACGAAACCAATGTCATCAAACAG TGCTATCGAGATCACAACCTGAGTCAGAATGGCTCAGCACCAGCCTTCCCGCTGTGTGCCATGCAGCTCTTCTCACACATGCATGCTGTTATCAGCACTGTTACCTGCATGCGACGCAGCTCCATCCAGAGCACCTTTAGCATCAACCCAG AAATCGTCTGTGATCCCCTGTCTGACTACAACGTATGGAGCATGCTTAAGCCTATAAATGTATCTGGGACATTAGAGCCTGATGACAGGGTTGTGGTGGCTGCCACCCAG CTGGACAGTTgttcctttttctggaatgtggccccaggagctgagagtgctGTCGCCTCCTTTGTCACTCAGCTGGCTGCAGCTGAAGCTTTGCACAAGGCACCTGATGTGACCACCCTGCCTCGCAATGTCATGTTTGTCTTCTTCCAAGGG GAAACTTTTGACTACATTGGCAGCTCAAGAATGGTCTATGATATGGAGAAGGGCAAGTTTCCTGTGCAGTTAGAAAACATTGACTCATTTGTGGAGCTGAGACAG GTGGCCTTAAGAAATTCACTAAAGCTTTGGATGCACACAGATCCCGTGTCTCAGAAAAATGAGTCTGTACGGAACCAG GTGGAGCATCTCCTGACCACACTGGAGAAGAGTGGTGCTGGTATCCCTGCTGTCATCCTCCAGAGGCCGAACCAATCGCAGCCTCTTCCACCATCTTCTCTGCAGCGATTTCTTCGAGCTCGAAATATCTCTGGTGTTGTTCTCGCTGACCATGCTACTGTCTTCCATAACCG CTATTACCAGAGCGTGTACGACACTGCTGAGAACGTCAATGTGAGCTACCCTGAGTGGCAGAGCCCTGAGGAAGACCTGCACTTCGTGACCGACACTGCCAAG ACCCTGGCAGATGTGGCCACAGTGCTGGGACGTACACTGTACCAGCTTGCAGGAGGAAGCAACTTCAGCGACACCATTCAGGCTGATCCCCAAACA GTTACCCGCCTGCTCTATGGCTTTCTGGTTAGAGCCAACAACTCATGGTTCCAGTCAATCCTCAGGCAGGACCTAAGGTCCTACTTGG GTGACGGGCCTCTTCAGCATTACATCGCTGTCTCAAGCCCCACCAACACCACTTACGTTGTACAGTGTGCCTTGGCAAATTTGACTGGCAAGGTGACCAACCTTACCCGAGAGCAGTGCCAGGATCCAAGTAAAGTCCCCAATGAAAACAAGGAT CTGTATGAGTACACGTGGGTCCAGGGCCCTCTGAACCCCAACGAGACAGAACGGCGGCCCCAGTGTGTGCGTTCCACAGCACGACTGGCCAGGGCCTTGTCCCCTGCCTTCGAACTCGGGCAGTGGGGCTCTACTGAGTACTCTACATGGACTGAGAGCCGCTGGAAGGACATCAGCGCCCGGATATTTCTAATAGCCAGCAAAGAGCTTGAG TTCATCACCCTGACAGTGGGCTTCGGCGTCCTCGTCTTCTCTCTCGTCATCACCTACTGCATCAATGCCAAGGCCGATGTCCTTTTCATTGCTCCCCGGGAGCCAGGTGCTGTTTCTTTCTAA
- the NCSTN gene encoding nicastrin isoform X2, translated as MEKLKARTSRIAGLAVSLAKPSPASGFSPSVQCPNDGFGVYSNSYGPEFAHCREIQWNYLGNGLAYEDFSFPIFLLEDENETNVIKQCYRDHNLSQNGSAPAFPLCAMQLFSHMHAVISTVTCMRRSSIQSTFSINPEIVCDPLSDYNVWSMLKPINVSGTLEPDDRVVVAATQLDSCSFFWNVAPGAESAVASFVTQLAAAEALHKAPDVTTLPRNVMFVFFQGETFDYIGSSRMVYDMEKGKFPVQLENIDSFVELRQVALRNSLKLWMHTDPVSQKNESVRNQVEHLLTTLEKSGAGIPAVILQRPNQSQPLPPSSLQRFLRARNISGVVLADHATVFHNRYYQSVYDTAENVNVSYPEWQSPEEDLHFVTDTAKTLADVATVLGRTLYQLAGGSNFSDTIQADPQTVTRLLYGFLVRANNSWFQSILRQDLRSYLGDGPLQHYIAVSSPTNTTYVVQCALANLTGKVTNLTREQCQDPSKVPNENKDLYEYTWVQGPLNPNETERRPQCVRSTARLARALSPAFELGQWGSTEYSTWTESRWKDISARIFLIASKELEFITLTVGFGVLVFSLVITYCINAKADVLFIAPREPGAVSF; from the exons ATGGAGAAGCTGAAAGCGAGGACCAGTCGAATTGCCGGTCTTGCAGTGTCCTTAGCCAAGCCCAGTCCTGCCTCAGGCTTCTCTCCTAGTGTGCAGTGTCCCAATGATGGGTTTG GTGTTTACTCCAACTCCTATGGGCCAGAGTTTGCGCACTGCAGAGAAATACAGTGGAACTACCTGGGCAATGGCTTGGCTTATGAAGActttagtttccccatctttctTCTTGAAGATGAAAACGAAACCAATGTCATCAAACAG TGCTATCGAGATCACAACCTGAGTCAGAATGGCTCAGCACCAGCCTTCCCGCTGTGTGCCATGCAGCTCTTCTCACACATGCATGCTGTTATCAGCACTGTTACCTGCATGCGACGCAGCTCCATCCAGAGCACCTTTAGCATCAACCCAG AAATCGTCTGTGATCCCCTGTCTGACTACAACGTATGGAGCATGCTTAAGCCTATAAATGTATCTGGGACATTAGAGCCTGATGACAGGGTTGTGGTGGCTGCCACCCAG CTGGACAGTTgttcctttttctggaatgtggccccaggagctgagagtgctGTCGCCTCCTTTGTCACTCAGCTGGCTGCAGCTGAAGCTTTGCACAAGGCACCTGATGTGACCACCCTGCCTCGCAATGTCATGTTTGTCTTCTTCCAAGGG GAAACTTTTGACTACATTGGCAGCTCAAGAATGGTCTATGATATGGAGAAGGGCAAGTTTCCTGTGCAGTTAGAAAACATTGACTCATTTGTGGAGCTGAGACAG GTGGCCTTAAGAAATTCACTAAAGCTTTGGATGCACACAGATCCCGTGTCTCAGAAAAATGAGTCTGTACGGAACCAG GTGGAGCATCTCCTGACCACACTGGAGAAGAGTGGTGCTGGTATCCCTGCTGTCATCCTCCAGAGGCCGAACCAATCGCAGCCTCTTCCACCATCTTCTCTGCAGCGATTTCTTCGAGCTCGAAATATCTCTGGTGTTGTTCTCGCTGACCATGCTACTGTCTTCCATAACCG CTATTACCAGAGCGTGTACGACACTGCTGAGAACGTCAATGTGAGCTACCCTGAGTGGCAGAGCCCTGAGGAAGACCTGCACTTCGTGACCGACACTGCCAAG ACCCTGGCAGATGTGGCCACAGTGCTGGGACGTACACTGTACCAGCTTGCAGGAGGAAGCAACTTCAGCGACACCATTCAGGCTGATCCCCAAACA GTTACCCGCCTGCTCTATGGCTTTCTGGTTAGAGCCAACAACTCATGGTTCCAGTCAATCCTCAGGCAGGACCTAAGGTCCTACTTGG GTGACGGGCCTCTTCAGCATTACATCGCTGTCTCAAGCCCCACCAACACCACTTACGTTGTACAGTGTGCCTTGGCAAATTTGACTGGCAAGGTGACCAACCTTACCCGAGAGCAGTGCCAGGATCCAAGTAAAGTCCCCAATGAAAACAAGGAT CTGTATGAGTACACGTGGGTCCAGGGCCCTCTGAACCCCAACGAGACAGAACGGCGGCCCCAGTGTGTGCGTTCCACAGCACGACTGGCCAGGGCCTTGTCCCCTGCCTTCGAACTCGGGCAGTGGGGCTCTACTGAGTACTCTACATGGACTGAGAGCCGCTGGAAGGACATCAGCGCCCGGATATTTCTAATAGCCAGCAAAGAGCTTGAG TTCATCACCCTGACAGTGGGCTTCGGCGTCCTCGTCTTCTCTCTCGTCATCACCTACTGCATCAATGCCAAGGCCGATGTCCTTTTCATTGCTCCCCGGGAGCCAGGTGCTGTTTCTTTCTAA